The Falco rusticolus isolate bFalRus1 chromosome 15, bFalRus1.pri, whole genome shotgun sequence genome has a segment encoding these proteins:
- the BCAR1 gene encoding breast cancer anti-estrogen resistance protein 1 isoform X2, with protein sequence MNYLNVLAKALYDNVAESPDELSFRKGDIMTVLERNTQGLDGWWLCSLHGRQGIVPGNRLKILVGMYDKKQQQQPQQQQQAPGPVQGQAPPQAPLPQPALPYHHQGGFTSLSPASQYTPMHPAYAPQGDNVYLMPVPSKGQQGLYPGSAPTGQFPPAPAKQPPAYPKQTPPHAFPSLGQEIYQVPPSLGQVAEAYPAGSASPPQDVYQVPSSAGQAQDIYQVPPSLDMRSWEGHKPQGKVLVPTRVGQVYVYDSPKGEQDEYDFPRHLLSAGSQEIYDVPPVRGGGPSQFSQEVYDTPPMAVKGPNGQDPGQEIYDVPPSVEKNLHQTVYDVPPSVSKDVPDGPAREETYDVPPAFTKQKGFDPSRHPLILAQQEPYLPEDVYDVPPAAGKGAPEPPLSHEIYDVPPSLKKLGGPAFPSQEVYDVPRDLHAPSKCSLDVEGEYIYDVPPQVDREAKGTDTKRLSASSTGSTRSNISTSSLDVVPVKEPAKGAGKEFSLDLDAAMETLAKLQHGVGGAVSYLMSFISANWRSPEHMEANAASIRGAAEGVRTALRDLLEFARGAVGNAAQASDRSLYTKLSKQLQKMEEVYQALARHGQALDACHWAPSALASGKPGTDDLEHFVMHSRGVPDDTKQLASFLHGNASLLFKRTKPAAESGGHGPPHPSDKASSIQSRPLPSPPKLLAQESPDGPYENSESGWMEDYDYVHLQGKEEFEKTQKELLEKGNIIRQSKDQLEHQQLKQFERLEQEVTRPIDNDLSNWSPPQHFGPARGGGALCPADRQLLLFYLEQCEANLTTLTNAVDAFFTAISTNQPPKIFVAHSKFVILSAHKLVFIGDTLSRQAKAQDVQHKAMHYSNLLCEMLKEIVVTTKAAALHYPSPAASQDMVERVKDLANSTQQFRMVLGQLAAM encoded by the exons ATGAACTACCTG AACGTGCTGGCCAAGGCGCTGTACGACAACGTGGCCGAGTCCCCGGACGAGCTCTCCTTCCGCAAGGGCGACATCATGACGGTGCTGGAGCGCAACACGCAGGGGCTGGACGGCTGGTGGCTCTGCTCGCTCCACGGCCGGCAGGGCATCGTCCCCGGGAACCGCCTCAAGATCCTGGTGGGGATGTAcgacaagaagcagcagcagcagccgcagcagcagcagcaagcacctGGCCCGGTGCAGGGGCAGGCACCGCCGCAGGCACCGCTGCCCCAGCCGGCCCTGCCTTACCACCACCAAGGGGGCTTCACCTCGCTGTCACCCGCCTCCCAGTACACCCCCATGCACCCTGCTTATGCCCCCCAAGGGGACAACGTCTACCTGATGCCGGTCCCCAGCAAGGGACAGCAGGGTCTTTACCCGGGCTCGGCACCCACCGGACAGTTCCCGCCTGCCCCGGCTAAGCAGCCCCCCGCCTACCCGAAGCAGACGCCTCCCCACGCCTTCCCCAGCTTGGGCCAGGAGATCTACCAGGTGCCCCCATCCCTGGGCCAAGTGGCAGAGGCGTACCCCGcgggctctgccagccccccccaggATGTCTACCAGGTTCCTTCCTCAGCTGGTCAGGCTCAGGACATCTACCAGGTGCCCCCGTCGTTGGACatgaggagctgggaagggcacAAGCCCCAGGGGAAG GTGCTGGTGCCCACCCGCGTGGGACAAGTGTACGTCTATGACTCCCCCAAGGGTGAGCAGGATGAGTACGATTTCCCTCGCCACCTCCTCTCTGCGGGCTCCCAGGAGATCTATGATGTGCCACCTGTCCGAGGGGGGGGCCCGAGCCAGTTCAGCCAGGAG GTCTATGACACCCCCCCCATGGCAGTGAAGGGTCCCAATGGACAGGACCCAGGGCAGGAGATCTACGACGTGCCCCCCAGCGTGGAGAAGAACCTTCACCAAACT GTGTACGATGTCCCCCCCTCGGTGAGCAAGGACGTGCCGGATGGCCCGGCGCGGGAGGAGACCTACGACGTGCCCCCTGCCTTCACCAAGCAGAAAGGCTTCGACCCCTCCCGCCACCCGCTGATCCTGGCCCAGCAGGAGCCCTACTTGCCGGAGGATGTCTATGATGTGCCGCCGGCAGCCGGGAAAGGTGCCCCTGAACCGCCGCTCTCCCACGAGATCTACGATGTGCCCCCCAGCCTCAAGAAGCTGGGGGGGCCAGCCTTCCCCTCCCAGGAGGTCTACGACGTGCCCCGGGACCTGCACGCCCCCAGCAAGTGCTCCCTGGACGTGGAGGGCGAGTACATCTATGATGTCCCACCGCAAGTGGACCGTGAGGCCAAGGGCACCGACACCAAGCGCCTCTCTGCCTCCAGCACGGGCAGCACCCGTAGCAACATCTCCACATCCTCGCTGGACGTGGTGCCTGTGAAGGAGCCAGCCAAGGGAGCCGGCAAGGAGTTCTCCCTGGACTTGGATGCCGCCATGGAGACGCTGGCCAAGCTCCAGCATGGTGTCGGCGGCGCCGTCTCCTACCTCATGTCCTTCATCAGCGCCAACTGGCGCAGCCCCGAGCACATGGAGGCCAATGCTGCCAGCATCCGCGGGGCAGCCGAGGGTGTCCGGACAGCCCTCCGGGACCTACTAGAGTTTGCCCGGGGAGCGGTGGGCAATGCTGCCCAGGCCTCTGACCGCTCCCTCTACACCAAGctcagcaagcagctgcagaagatgGAGGAGGTCTACCAGGCCCTGGCACGGCACGGCCAAGCGCTGGATGCTTGCCACTGGGCCCCGAGCGCCCTGGCCAGTGGCAAGCCAGGCACGGATGACTTGGAGCACTTCGTCATGCACTCGCGCGGCGTCCCCGATGACACCAAGCAGTTGGCCTCCTTCCTGCATGGGAATGCCTCCCTCCTCTTCAAACGGACAAAGCCGGCAGCGGAGAGCGGTGGCCACGGGCCCCCTCACCCCTCCGacaaggccagcagcatccagtcccggcccctgccctccccgcccAAGTTGCTGGCCCAGGAGTCGCCTGACGGGCCCTACGAGAACAGCGAGAGTGGCTGGATGGAGGATTACGACTATGTTCATCTCCAg ggcAAGGAGGAGTTTGAGAAGACCcagaaggagctgctggagaaaggcaaCATCATCCGGCAGAGCAAGGACCAGCTGGAGCACCAGCAG CTGAAGCAGTTTGAGCGGCTAGAGCAGGAGGTGACACGTCCCATCGACAACGACCTGTCCAACTGGAGCCCCCCCCAGCACTTTGGCCCAGCACGGGGCGGTGGGGCCTTGTGTCCTGCCGACCGCCAGCTCCTCCTCTTCTACCTGGAGCAGTGTGAGGCCAACCTCACCACGCTCACCAATGCTGTCGACGCCTTCTTCACCGCCATCAGCACCAACCAGCCCCCCAAGATCTTTGTGGCCCACAGCAAGTTCGTCATCCTCAGTGCCCACAAGCTTGTCTTCATCGGAGACACGCTGTCCCGCCAGGCCAAGGCCCAGGACGTCCAGCACAAGGCGATGCACTACAGCAACCTCCTCTGCGAGATGCTTAAGGAGATCGTGGTGACCACCAAGGCGGCCGCCCTCCACTACCCTTCTCCTGCGGCCTCTCAGGACATGGTGGAGCGTGTCAAGGACCTTGCCAACAGCACGCAGCAGTTCAGGATGGTGCTGGGCCAGCTGGCAGCCATGTGA
- the BCAR1 gene encoding breast cancer anti-estrogen resistance protein 1 isoform X1 — protein MTPRRPAGSGSPPRRGALLQNVLAKALYDNVAESPDELSFRKGDIMTVLERNTQGLDGWWLCSLHGRQGIVPGNRLKILVGMYDKKQQQQPQQQQQAPGPVQGQAPPQAPLPQPALPYHHQGGFTSLSPASQYTPMHPAYAPQGDNVYLMPVPSKGQQGLYPGSAPTGQFPPAPAKQPPAYPKQTPPHAFPSLGQEIYQVPPSLGQVAEAYPAGSASPPQDVYQVPSSAGQAQDIYQVPPSLDMRSWEGHKPQGKVLVPTRVGQVYVYDSPKGEQDEYDFPRHLLSAGSQEIYDVPPVRGGGPSQFSQEVYDTPPMAVKGPNGQDPGQEIYDVPPSVEKNLHQTVYDVPPSVSKDVPDGPAREETYDVPPAFTKQKGFDPSRHPLILAQQEPYLPEDVYDVPPAAGKGAPEPPLSHEIYDVPPSLKKLGGPAFPSQEVYDVPRDLHAPSKCSLDVEGEYIYDVPPQVDREAKGTDTKRLSASSTGSTRSNISTSSLDVVPVKEPAKGAGKEFSLDLDAAMETLAKLQHGVGGAVSYLMSFISANWRSPEHMEANAASIRGAAEGVRTALRDLLEFARGAVGNAAQASDRSLYTKLSKQLQKMEEVYQALARHGQALDACHWAPSALASGKPGTDDLEHFVMHSRGVPDDTKQLASFLHGNASLLFKRTKPAAESGGHGPPHPSDKASSIQSRPLPSPPKLLAQESPDGPYENSESGWMEDYDYVHLQGKEEFEKTQKELLEKGNIIRQSKDQLEHQQLKQFERLEQEVTRPIDNDLSNWSPPQHFGPARGGGALCPADRQLLLFYLEQCEANLTTLTNAVDAFFTAISTNQPPKIFVAHSKFVILSAHKLVFIGDTLSRQAKAQDVQHKAMHYSNLLCEMLKEIVVTTKAAALHYPSPAASQDMVERVKDLANSTQQFRMVLGQLAAM, from the exons ATGACCCCCCGGCGGCCGGCGGGGTCCGGCTcaccgccccgccgcggggctcTCCTGCAGAACGTGCTGGCCAAGGCGCTGTACGACAACGTGGCCGAGTCCCCGGACGAGCTCTCCTTCCGCAAGGGCGACATCATGACGGTGCTGGAGCGCAACACGCAGGGGCTGGACGGCTGGTGGCTCTGCTCGCTCCACGGCCGGCAGGGCATCGTCCCCGGGAACCGCCTCAAGATCCTGGTGGGGATGTAcgacaagaagcagcagcagcagccgcagcagcagcagcaagcacctGGCCCGGTGCAGGGGCAGGCACCGCCGCAGGCACCGCTGCCCCAGCCGGCCCTGCCTTACCACCACCAAGGGGGCTTCACCTCGCTGTCACCCGCCTCCCAGTACACCCCCATGCACCCTGCTTATGCCCCCCAAGGGGACAACGTCTACCTGATGCCGGTCCCCAGCAAGGGACAGCAGGGTCTTTACCCGGGCTCGGCACCCACCGGACAGTTCCCGCCTGCCCCGGCTAAGCAGCCCCCCGCCTACCCGAAGCAGACGCCTCCCCACGCCTTCCCCAGCTTGGGCCAGGAGATCTACCAGGTGCCCCCATCCCTGGGCCAAGTGGCAGAGGCGTACCCCGcgggctctgccagccccccccaggATGTCTACCAGGTTCCTTCCTCAGCTGGTCAGGCTCAGGACATCTACCAGGTGCCCCCGTCGTTGGACatgaggagctgggaagggcacAAGCCCCAGGGGAAG GTGCTGGTGCCCACCCGCGTGGGACAAGTGTACGTCTATGACTCCCCCAAGGGTGAGCAGGATGAGTACGATTTCCCTCGCCACCTCCTCTCTGCGGGCTCCCAGGAGATCTATGATGTGCCACCTGTCCGAGGGGGGGGCCCGAGCCAGTTCAGCCAGGAG GTCTATGACACCCCCCCCATGGCAGTGAAGGGTCCCAATGGACAGGACCCAGGGCAGGAGATCTACGACGTGCCCCCCAGCGTGGAGAAGAACCTTCACCAAACT GTGTACGATGTCCCCCCCTCGGTGAGCAAGGACGTGCCGGATGGCCCGGCGCGGGAGGAGACCTACGACGTGCCCCCTGCCTTCACCAAGCAGAAAGGCTTCGACCCCTCCCGCCACCCGCTGATCCTGGCCCAGCAGGAGCCCTACTTGCCGGAGGATGTCTATGATGTGCCGCCGGCAGCCGGGAAAGGTGCCCCTGAACCGCCGCTCTCCCACGAGATCTACGATGTGCCCCCCAGCCTCAAGAAGCTGGGGGGGCCAGCCTTCCCCTCCCAGGAGGTCTACGACGTGCCCCGGGACCTGCACGCCCCCAGCAAGTGCTCCCTGGACGTGGAGGGCGAGTACATCTATGATGTCCCACCGCAAGTGGACCGTGAGGCCAAGGGCACCGACACCAAGCGCCTCTCTGCCTCCAGCACGGGCAGCACCCGTAGCAACATCTCCACATCCTCGCTGGACGTGGTGCCTGTGAAGGAGCCAGCCAAGGGAGCCGGCAAGGAGTTCTCCCTGGACTTGGATGCCGCCATGGAGACGCTGGCCAAGCTCCAGCATGGTGTCGGCGGCGCCGTCTCCTACCTCATGTCCTTCATCAGCGCCAACTGGCGCAGCCCCGAGCACATGGAGGCCAATGCTGCCAGCATCCGCGGGGCAGCCGAGGGTGTCCGGACAGCCCTCCGGGACCTACTAGAGTTTGCCCGGGGAGCGGTGGGCAATGCTGCCCAGGCCTCTGACCGCTCCCTCTACACCAAGctcagcaagcagctgcagaagatgGAGGAGGTCTACCAGGCCCTGGCACGGCACGGCCAAGCGCTGGATGCTTGCCACTGGGCCCCGAGCGCCCTGGCCAGTGGCAAGCCAGGCACGGATGACTTGGAGCACTTCGTCATGCACTCGCGCGGCGTCCCCGATGACACCAAGCAGTTGGCCTCCTTCCTGCATGGGAATGCCTCCCTCCTCTTCAAACGGACAAAGCCGGCAGCGGAGAGCGGTGGCCACGGGCCCCCTCACCCCTCCGacaaggccagcagcatccagtcccggcccctgccctccccgcccAAGTTGCTGGCCCAGGAGTCGCCTGACGGGCCCTACGAGAACAGCGAGAGTGGCTGGATGGAGGATTACGACTATGTTCATCTCCAg ggcAAGGAGGAGTTTGAGAAGACCcagaaggagctgctggagaaaggcaaCATCATCCGGCAGAGCAAGGACCAGCTGGAGCACCAGCAG CTGAAGCAGTTTGAGCGGCTAGAGCAGGAGGTGACACGTCCCATCGACAACGACCTGTCCAACTGGAGCCCCCCCCAGCACTTTGGCCCAGCACGGGGCGGTGGGGCCTTGTGTCCTGCCGACCGCCAGCTCCTCCTCTTCTACCTGGAGCAGTGTGAGGCCAACCTCACCACGCTCACCAATGCTGTCGACGCCTTCTTCACCGCCATCAGCACCAACCAGCCCCCCAAGATCTTTGTGGCCCACAGCAAGTTCGTCATCCTCAGTGCCCACAAGCTTGTCTTCATCGGAGACACGCTGTCCCGCCAGGCCAAGGCCCAGGACGTCCAGCACAAGGCGATGCACTACAGCAACCTCCTCTGCGAGATGCTTAAGGAGATCGTGGTGACCACCAAGGCGGCCGCCCTCCACTACCCTTCTCCTGCGGCCTCTCAGGACATGGTGGAGCGTGTCAAGGACCTTGCCAACAGCACGCAGCAGTTCAGGATGGTGCTGGGCCAGCTGGCAGCCATGTGA
- the LOC119157918 gene encoding probable D-lactate dehydrogenase, mitochondrial isoform X1, translating to MALRRGLGLGAALWRRGCCSKRPLPPDFVAALRAVVGAPNVSTALAVREQHGHDESMHACAPPDAVVWPRAVGQVQELAALCYRCRVPMVPFGTGTGLEGGVNAVQGGVCFDLSRMDAVAELSLEDFSVVVEPGVTRKALNSRLRGTGLWFPVDPGADASLCGMAATGASGTNAVRYGTMRPNVLNLRVVLPDGRLLHTAGAGRQARKRAAGYDLTSLFVGSEGTLGFLTQATLRLHPLPEAVAATVATFPSVRAAVACTVQVLQAAVPVARIEFLDEVMADACGRYSGTGLPVAPTLLLELHGSRQGLAEQQRQAGLLHGRLRAHLAPARRGGGDPAGPAGLRPHRPHGGTRGRRQLPLPPRLRRPGPGRGAARPRLRPAPGQAGAGGGGHLHRGARRGAGQAGAAAGGAGPGGAGHPAPHQGCAGPPQPHEPRQGALRGAAAPRRARGHSPQGCGWAGLAALPCPLSCSPKSSHPPSWGLGTPNKNPSAPKLPCAMMSFLGGWGGNRDRLPQPLLRVSLPVAGSHRYPVDGGACSVF from the exons ATGGCCCTGcggcgggggctggggctgggggcggcgCTGTGGcgccggggctgctgctccaag cgcccGCTGCCCCCCGACTTCGTGGCGGCCCTGCGGGCGGTGGTCGGGGCCCCCAACGTCTCCACGGCCCTGGCGGTGCGCGAGCAGCACGGCCACGACGAGTCCATGCACGC CTGCGCGCCCCCGGACGCGGTGGTGTGGCCCCGGGCGGTGGGGCAGGTGCAGGAGCTGGCGGCGCTCTGCTACCGCTGCCGCGTGCCCATGGTGCCCTTCGGCACCGGCACCGGCCTGGAGGGCGGCGTCAACGCCGTGCAG GGCGGCGTCTGCTTCGACCTGAGCCGCATGGACGCCGTGGCGGAGCTGAGCCTCGAGGACTTCTCGGTGGTGGTGGAGCCCGGCGTCACCCGCAAGGCCCTCAACAGCCGCCTGCGCGGCACCGGGCTCTGGTTCCCCGTCG ACCCAGGGGCGGATGCCTCGCTGTGCGGCATGGCGGCCACAGGCGCCTCGGGCACGAACGCGGTGCGCTACGGCACCATGCGGCCCAACGTGCTCAACCTGCGCGTGGTGCTGCCGGACGGGCGCCTGCTGCACACCGCAGGCGCCGGGCGCCAGGCCAG GAAGCGCGCGGCCGGCTACGACCTGACGTCCCTCTTCGTGGGCTCCGAGGGCACCCTGGGCTTCCTGACGCAGGCCACGCTGCgcctgcaccccctgcccgaGGCCGTCGCCGCCACCGTCGCCACCTTCCCCAGCGTGCGGGCGGCCGTGGCCTGCACGGTGCAGGTGCTGCAGGCCGCCGTGCCCGTGGCGCGCATCG AATTCCTGGACGAGGTGATGGCAGATGCCTGCGGCCGCTACAGCGGGACGGGGCTGCCGGTGGCACCCACGCTCCTCCTGGAGCTCCATGGCTCCCGGCAGGGCCTGGCGGAGCAGCAGCGGCAGGCGG GGCTACTCCACGGACGTCTGCGTGCCCATCTCGCGCCTGCCCGACGTGGTGGTGGAGACCCAGCGGGACCTGCGGGACTCCGGCCTCACCG GCCCCATGGTGGGACACGTGGGCGACGGCAACTTCCACTGCCTCCTCGTCTTCGACGCCCGGGACCCGGCCGAGGCGCAGCGCGTCCACGCCTTCGCCCAGCGCCTGGGCAG GCGggcgctggcggcggggggcaCCTGCACCGGGGAGCACGGCGTGGGGCTGGGCAAGCGGGCGCTGCTGCGGGAGGAGCTGGGCCCGGAGGGGCTGGACACCCTGCGCCGCATCAAGGCTGCGCTGGACCCCCACAACCTCATGAACCCCGGCAAGGTGCTCTGAGGGGGGCAGCGGCACCCAGGCGGGCCAGGGGCCACAGCCCCCAGGGttgtggctgggctgggcttgctgccctgccctgccccctgTCCTGTTCCCCCAAATCCTCTCATCCCCCCTCCTGGGGGTTGGGCACCCCCAATAAAAACCCTTCTGCACCAAAGTTACCATGCGCCATGATGTCTTttttgggtgggtggggagggaacAGGGACAGgctccctcagcccctcctcAGGGTTTCCCTCCCCGTGGCAGGTTCACACAGATACCCAGTAGATGGGGGGGCCTGCAGTGTGTTCTAG
- the LOC119157918 gene encoding probable D-lactate dehydrogenase, mitochondrial isoform X2 encodes MALRRGLGLGAALWRRGCCSKRPLPPDFVAALRAVVGAPNVSTALAVREQHGHDESMHACAPPDAVVWPRAVGQVQELAALCYRCRVPMVPFGTGTGLEGGVNAVQGGVCFDLSRMDAVAELSLEDFSVVVEPGVTRKALNSRLRGTGLWFPVDPGADASLCGMAATGASGTNAVRYGTMRPNVLNLRVVLPDGRLLHTAGAGRQARKRAAGYDLTSLFVGSEGTLGFLTQATLRLHPLPEAVAATVATFPSVRAAVACTVQVLQAAVPVARIEFLDEVMADACGRYSGTGLPVAPTLLLELHGSRQGLAEQQRQAEEMVRLNGGSVPAWSEEPEERGRLWAMRHSAWYAALALRPGCQGYSTDVCVPISRLPDVVVETQRDLRDSGLTGPMVGHVGDGNFHCLLVFDARDPAEAQRVHAFAQRLGRRALAAGGTCTGEHGVGLGKRALLREELGPEGLDTLRRIKAALDPHNLMNPGKVL; translated from the exons ATGGCCCTGcggcgggggctggggctgggggcggcgCTGTGGcgccggggctgctgctccaag cgcccGCTGCCCCCCGACTTCGTGGCGGCCCTGCGGGCGGTGGTCGGGGCCCCCAACGTCTCCACGGCCCTGGCGGTGCGCGAGCAGCACGGCCACGACGAGTCCATGCACGC CTGCGCGCCCCCGGACGCGGTGGTGTGGCCCCGGGCGGTGGGGCAGGTGCAGGAGCTGGCGGCGCTCTGCTACCGCTGCCGCGTGCCCATGGTGCCCTTCGGCACCGGCACCGGCCTGGAGGGCGGCGTCAACGCCGTGCAG GGCGGCGTCTGCTTCGACCTGAGCCGCATGGACGCCGTGGCGGAGCTGAGCCTCGAGGACTTCTCGGTGGTGGTGGAGCCCGGCGTCACCCGCAAGGCCCTCAACAGCCGCCTGCGCGGCACCGGGCTCTGGTTCCCCGTCG ACCCAGGGGCGGATGCCTCGCTGTGCGGCATGGCGGCCACAGGCGCCTCGGGCACGAACGCGGTGCGCTACGGCACCATGCGGCCCAACGTGCTCAACCTGCGCGTGGTGCTGCCGGACGGGCGCCTGCTGCACACCGCAGGCGCCGGGCGCCAGGCCAG GAAGCGCGCGGCCGGCTACGACCTGACGTCCCTCTTCGTGGGCTCCGAGGGCACCCTGGGCTTCCTGACGCAGGCCACGCTGCgcctgcaccccctgcccgaGGCCGTCGCCGCCACCGTCGCCACCTTCCCCAGCGTGCGGGCGGCCGTGGCCTGCACGGTGCAGGTGCTGCAGGCCGCCGTGCCCGTGGCGCGCATCG AATTCCTGGACGAGGTGATGGCAGATGCCTGCGGCCGCTACAGCGGGACGGGGCTGCCGGTGGCACCCACGCTCCTCCTGGAGCTCCATGGCTCCCGGCAGGGCCTGGCGGAGCAGCAGCGGCAGGCGG AGGAGATGGTGCGGCTGAACGGCGGCTCTGTGCCGGCCTGGTCGGAGGAGCCGGAGGAGCGTGGGCGGCTGTGGGCCATGCGGCACAGCGCCTGGTACGCCGCCCTGGCGCTGCGGCCCGGCTGCCAG GGCTACTCCACGGACGTCTGCGTGCCCATCTCGCGCCTGCCCGACGTGGTGGTGGAGACCCAGCGGGACCTGCGGGACTCCGGCCTCACCG GCCCCATGGTGGGACACGTGGGCGACGGCAACTTCCACTGCCTCCTCGTCTTCGACGCCCGGGACCCGGCCGAGGCGCAGCGCGTCCACGCCTTCGCCCAGCGCCTGGGCAG GCGggcgctggcggcggggggcaCCTGCACCGGGGAGCACGGCGTGGGGCTGGGCAAGCGGGCGCTGCTGCGGGAGGAGCTGGGCCCGGAGGGGCTGGACACCCTGCGCCGCATCAAGGCTGCGCTGGACCCCCACAACCTCATGAACCCCGGCAAGGTGCTCTGA
- the LOC119157960 gene encoding chymotrypsinogen 2-like, which yields MALLWLLSCLALAGSARATLSVESCGVPAITPVIRGYNRIVNGEPAVPGSWPWQVSLQRYNGFHFCGGSLISENWVVTAAHCGVRTTDTVVVGAYDQDVTTPDEQKLTIEKVFKNPKFNMLTIRDDITLIKLATPARMSARVSPVCLPQATDDFPGGMTCVTTGWGLTDPNASQTPAVLQQVALPLLTNAQCKQYWGFRIADVMVCAGADGASSCMGDSGGPLVCQKDGVWNLVGIVSWGSSTCDPNVPGVYARVTKLRSWIDSILQAN from the exons ATGgctttgctgtggctgctgagctgcctggcGCTGGCGGGCTCTGCCCGTGCCACCCTTTCCGTGGAGA GCTGTGGCGTGCCCGCCATCACTCCCGTCATCCGCGGCTACAACCGCATCGTCAACGGGGAGCCGGCGGTGCCAGGGTCCTGGCCGTGGCAGGTGTCCCTCCAG CGCTACAACGGCTTCCACTTCTGCGGCGGGTCTCTGATCAGCGAGAACTGGGTGGTCACCGCTGCCCACTGCGGCGTCAG GACCACCGACACCGTGGTGGTGGGCGCATACGACCAGGACGTGACCACCCCTGACGAGCAGAAGCTGACCATCGAGAAG gtCTTCAAGAACCCCAAGTTCAACATGCTGACCATCCGTGACGACATCACCCTGATCAAACTGGCCACTCCGGCGCGGATGTCAGCCCGCGTGTCCCCCGTCTGCCTGCCCCAGGCCACTGATGACTTCCCGGGGGGCATGACCTGTGTcaccacgggctgggggctcaCTGACCCCAACG CCTCGCAGACGCCGgcggtgctgcagcaggtggccCTGCCCCTGCTCACCAACGCGCAGTGCAAGCAGTACTGGGGGTTCCGCATCGCCGACGTGATGGTGTGCGCCGGTGCTGACGGTGCCTCCTCCTGCATG GGCGACTCCGGGGGCCCGCTGGTGTGCCAGAAGGACGGTGTCTGGAACCTGGTGGGCATCGtctcctggggcagcagcacctgcgACCCCAACGTGCCCGGCGTCTACGCCCGCGTCACCAAGCTGCGCAGCTGGATCGACTCCATCCTGCAGGCCAACTGA